The DNA region AATTCAAATCCAATACCGTTTTTGATCCAATTATTGATCTGGCTGCTCCACTGTCAGGGTTTTTGTTTCCTGCTTTCAATGACAATTCTGCTGATGTAAATCATCTTTTATATTATACGGGGAAACCGAACCAACCCAATGTAACTTTTATTGAAGAGGTTCTCAATTGTGAAGACATTATCACGGCGGAGGAAGATAAGGAAATTTTTGATCTTGTCATAAAAAAAGTGGCTGGGAACGAAGTCGATACTCAGGTCATGTCCAATGTCTATGAGGAAATCGATCGAATCGTTCAAGAAAACAAAGAAAATGAAGAAAGCGAACCTCCAAAGTTGGATTATCGGGACATCGAGAAAATCTTAACGGTCAGCGGAGTCGAAAATGTCAATACCGCCAAAGTGGAGCATGCATTCAAAGCGATTATAGACGACGAAAAACATGAATTCAAAGCCAACAATGTTATTCCGAAGAAGATAAAAATTGAAACAAAGGTGGGTGCTGTATCCATCAGCCCGCAAGACCTAAAAAACATCAAATATATTACCTTTGAAGGAAAACGGTGCCTATTGTTAGAAGTTGTTGAAGAGGTGGTCCTGGATGGATTACCACTAGAAGCTGAGACGGTTTAATAAGCTCGATGAAGGACAACTCCATTCGAAAAGGCAGGCAAGATGTCCTTCATAAGGTGGATGAAGGACAACTCCATGGGAAAAACCGTGTGAGATGTCCTTCATAAGGTTGATGAAGGACAACTCCGTGGGAAAAAGCAGGCAAGATGTCCTTTATAAGGTGGGTGAAGGACAACTCCTTGGGAAAAACCGAGTGAGATGTCCTTCAAAAGGTGGATGAAGGACAACTCCGTGGGGAAAACCGAGTGAGATGTCCTTCATAAGGTGGATGAAGGACAACTCCGTGGGAAAAACCGAGTGAGATGTCCTTCATAAGGTGGGTGAAGGACAACTCCGTGGGAAAAAGCAGGCAGGATGTCCTTCATAAGCTCGATGAAGGACAACTCCATTCGAAAAAGCAGGCAAGATGTCCTTCATAAGGTGGATGAAGGACAACTCCGTGGGAAAAACCGAGTGAGATGTCCTTCATAAGGTGGATGAAGGACAACTCCGTGGAGAAAAGCAGGCAAGATGTCTTTCATATGCTCGATGGAGGGTAACTCCACATCATAAATACAGCTGACAGCTGGTACCCTAAATTATTAAGGTACCAGCTTTTTTGTGTAAGTTTTCGTCAACTAAGTTGACAAATGTCGGAAAATAGAGTAAAATTTATTGTAGACTATATTGAAGATATTAAAGATAGGAGTATGATGATGTTTAATATTGGAGATGTGATTATTTATTCAACACATGGCTTAAGCCAAATTGATGATATATGTGAAAAGACTATTTCAGACGTTACCAGAACGTATTATGTTTTGCATCCTCTTGGGCAGGCCAATTTAACAATAAGTACCCCTGTCGATAATGAAAAAATAGTTATGCTCAAGTTGCTGAATCGTGAAGAAGCCGAGGAGATTTTACAATCCTTTAAACTTCCTGGCATCAGTTGGATAGTGGATGTAAGGCAGCGAAATAAGGATTACCATAAGATTGTAAATACAGGAGATCGCAAGGAGATTGCAAAAGTAGCAAATACGTTGATGCGGAAAGAACTTGAACTTAGCCTGATAGGAAAGAAAGTTTATGATCAAGACCGTAAACTATTAAAAACCATTCAAGATCTACTTTTTAATGAGATAGCCTCTGCTTTCGATACGACTGTTGAAGAAGTATTCCAAAAGGTTTACCGTATGATTAAATAAAGGCTCTTTTCGTAAAAATTGTTGTAAAAAGTTATTTGTCACTTCGAATTAAGTTTGCACGCTCTTTTCCCTAAAGAAACTAGCTTGAAATACCATTATTCAGATCTAAAAGGCAATAAAGTTTGAGAAAAGCGCCTAAATAGATGAACAAATATTAATTAAACAGCTTCCTAAACAATGCTATTCTCAAAAAGGAGAATGGCTTTTTCTTTTTGAAGTAAAGTTGCAGTATACATGTAGGAGTAGAAATCATATAGAAAACTGGTGAAGGAATGGAACGCAATAAAGTAATAAGAGATCAAATAAAAGAAGATAATTACAAAGTATTTGCTTTGCTAGGCAATTATTTGAATCACGCACCAGACTTTATTATTAAAGAAGAAATTGGTGAAATTGTTAAGGATGGTGTGTCTTATGAATATGCTTTTGCTGTCATATTAGCTGCAGCTTTCGGATTGGATGTTGTTGATCATGTCGATGATAAGGATTTGTTTAATAACTATTTTAACAAGATGATTCATAAACTTGATGCAAATGAATATTATAACAATCCCTATTATAAGAACATCAAGATACCAACGGTCAAAATCGGCAATTGTGAATTAAAGTATGAAAAATATAAACCTTTTGAGGGCTTTGTTTGTGATGATATTATCCAAACAAAAGAAGGAAGGCAAATTCCACAAATCGGATTTTTTGAAACAGAATTCAGCTTTCCCGCCATTCTTGAAAATGAACGAATCTGGATGACGATTACACCGAATGAAATAGAAACGATGAAAGACGCGGTCGATAAAGCATTTGGTCACGTGCTCGCTTTTGGCCTTGGGCTTGGCTATTATGCCTATATGGTTTCTGAAAAGGATCAGGTTGAAAGTATCACGATTGTTGAAAAAAACGAAGATGTTATTCATTTGTTTACTAAATATGTATTACCACAATTCAAGAATGCCCAGAAGATTAAGATTATCCAGGCCGATGCTTTTGAATATGCACAAAATCACATCCTTGAGGGTAAGTATGATTTTGTGTTTACGGACTTATGGCATGATGTTTCAGATGGTATTGACATGTATTTAAAAATGAAAAAGTACGAGAAACAAAGTCCCAACACGATATTCTCTTATTGGATTGAAAAGTCTATATTGTGTTATTTATAAAATCAATTGTGATGGCGATTGTTCAATAGGAGCAATCGCCTTTTTATTTACAATAAACCGCGAAACTTTACAAAATAAAAACCGTCTTACTATACGAAGGAGTTATTTATCGTTATGAAGATTCAAAAAAAGGGGAGAATCCTATGAGAATAAATCAGCGTTTACTTTCTATGGTAATGTTAATTCTATTATTAAATTCGTTTATGTTTCCAAGTAATCCACTTGCCACTTCTTGGGCTTATCAATTTGTAGTATGGCAAGATTATATTTATGTAGTGAGTGAAGAGGTTGTAACCGAAATTGATAAAGAGATTGGTAAAGTCACTAAATACTCAGATATGGAATCTCTATCTGGTAATTTCTCAAATACGTTTGAAAAGGGTACTAAATATTTTTCAATCAAAGGGGTTAGCACAGACGAAGCAATAGCGATTGAAGAATCTGAGGGTAGATATATAAAAGCAACTAGAGAAGGAGAATATGAAGTAAGAAATTCTTTTGATGGATTTTTTGATGGGCAACAGGGGATTATTAAGATTTTTATATTTTCTATATTAGGTATTTTAGTGGTTTTTATCATTTTTAAATTTCTAAAGAATAATCATGGAAAAAGGTAGGTCTTATTTGATTAACGAAGATATATATTTAACAAAGGGTTGCAGTTGGCAGCTCTTTTTTTCATGCTCCTCTACCGTTCTTTGGTCCAAGAAGGATTTTCCATAACAATTGTAGAATATTTATATAAAAACGAAGGCAGGAATTCCTGTGGTAATAGAAAATTTTATCAATCTAATTATTATTTTTGCTGTGGTTTATGGCTTGAGGTACTTCTCTGAACCGAAAATAAAAAATCAAGGAATTAAAAAACTGTTTATCGACATTGTCATTTCCGCGATTTTAGCCTTAATCGTTCAGCAGTTAATTAAACTGCTGTTCTAGTAAAAATGTGTATGTAAATTTATTTGTGAATATAAGAATTGTATTGGGGTGGATCGGATGACAGAAGAAAATAAACCATTTAACGATGTGATAGACCACTTTAACAAGATCGAAGGAAATGCTGCCAATCTAGCCAAGGCAGACTTGAAAAAGTTGCCAAAGCCATTAAGGAACTTTGGATATTTTTTGGGTGTCTTCTTTTCAATCTCCATTCTATTAATTATTATTTTAAATTTATTTTTTTGATTTACCCCTTTAAATACAGTGATTTTAGTTTCTTTAGAGGAGTTAGCAAATCCAAATTTTAAGGTGTGTTTATTTTCAGTCTGGTTTTTTATCGTTCATTGCTCCTGCCTCTCGGGAAGTCATTGCACCTTGTCCTTCACTTACATCTTTTTGAATTTCTTTTTTTACTTTTTGTGGATCAGTTCCAGCAAATTCTGGTTTTATAATAGAACCTACATTCTCTTTAGTTTGTTGATCCTGTTGCATACAATTCCTCCTCAATTTAATGGTTAACATACTTATTATGTACAAAAAATGCCTGGTATATCCCGAAAATAGGAGTGGTGAGAAGTTGAAATATCGTAAAGCAAATATCGATGACATGGATACGCTAATTACTTTAAGGAAAAAACAGTTAGTTGATGAGGGGATAGATCCCACTATTGATATTGATAGAGAACTATATGATTTCTTTCAAAATAAACTGAGTGATGGTTCTTTGATTCAATGGCTTGTAGAAGATAAGGGAGAAATTATTGCTAGTGGTGCAGTGGTTATTTATGAATTTCCACCAAGCTATACAAATAAGACTGGTAAAAAGGCTTACGTTACAAATATGTTTACTAAAGAAACTTACAGGGGACAAGGGATTGCGACGTCTTTGTTGACCAAGTTAGTTAATGAAGTTAAAGGTGCAGGTATTACAAAAATTTGGCTTGGTGCTTCCAAATTAGGGAGACCGGTATATAAAAAGTTTGGTTTTCAAGAAACGGATGAGTGGCTGGAGTTAAACTTTTAGTGGTTTGTTTTTCTTTTTTAGGAGCATTTCTTCAGAAGGAGGAATGCTCCTTTTATATATAATAGTGGCTGAATACTTGAATAGAGGTATGGGTTTTATGGTAACTCCGCCAAAAGATTGGTGTTGGTAAAATACTAGCAATGAAGAAGGGGAAATATGATGCCGATATTTTCTGTAATCGCCTTTTCTGCCTTGATTGTAGCAGTTATTACGATAACCTTTGCTATCAAAGGCAGGTACCAATTCTACTGGATTGCTGCCATTGGAATTTATATTTTCAGTTTTTTAGCTGGTTTTTCAATAGGACAAATGACGGTTGGTTTAACTTTTATACCGTTGACTTTGGCTATTGGCTATACTTTCGGTTCGATAAAAAGAAAAGTTCACAGCCTTATGTTTCTTTGCCTAGGTATCTTAATTGGCTTCCTAATGGTACTTTATGTTGATGATTATTGGATATTTTTCCCTTTTTGGTTTTTATTCTAATGTGGCAAGAGTTTAATTTGAGATGACAGTAACCGTTCCTTTTCTAAAATATTTGAAAGTCTCATCATTGCAGAATAGGAATTTTCCTTCTAGAAAACTTGCTTGTAATATTAGTAGAAACCGTGATAGTACTTATATTGCCGATTGGTTGAATAATAAACTAATCGGCTTTTTAATTTCTTGAATTTGAAGGAAAAAAGGTAAAGTTTGCAGTATATGTACTAAGTTAAATAATAATAGGAGTTGTTTACATATGGCAGATGAGATAGAAGATTTTTACTGTGACGAGGTATTAAGCGGTAAAAGAACAGTAGAAAAAGTTTGGGAAACTGAGAATACTCTAGCCTTTTATCATACTCGTCCTTTTTATGATGTACATATCATTGTTATTCCAAAAAAACACATTACCTCACTTATAGACCTTCATTCTGATGATAAATATGTATTGGATGATCTGTTTTCAGTAATTCAGGAGGTATCAAAACAGGTAAACGATAAATATGGTGCTTGTACTGTATCCACTAATATAGGTGAATATCAGAGTAATAAGCATTTACACTGGCACGTCCATTTTGGAAATCGTATTAGATATTTGGATGGTACTTGGTGCTAAAGCCCTTTTAAAATAGGGAAGCATTTTAAAAAAAACTACATGGTGACACCCAATGAAAACCAACTGTCCACTCCACACGGACAAATTCCTTGATTTGTCCACGGACGGTGCCTGTCACCATGTTTGTTGTCACCATGTTTGCTAGTTGGTAAGGAATTTTTCGATGTTTTTTATTTGTCTTTTTGCGTCTTGTAAACCAAGTTCATATAAGTCTTGTAATTTGGTTTTGTTTTTTTCGACTCTGCCTACAGGCAAAGAGACACTGGGGCGTAGGACAAAAACATTCCCTTTTTCTTCTTCCTCTTTGATGTATGCTAGTGTTTCATTATAGTGTTCATGGCGACTAACTAAAAGATCATTAATTTTTGGATGTTGCTTGTATTTAAAGTAAGAAGAAAGCTTACTTGGACGTTTGTAATAACCTGCAGGCTTTGTTAGTATAATCACATTTTTTTGAAAGCCATCGTCTTGAGCCTTTCTAATTGGAATGGGGTCACTAATACCACCGTCCAACAGTAGACGATTGTCGTACGCAACACTAGGGGCAACAAAAGGCAAAGAACTAGAAGCACGAAGTAGCTTTAATAAATGCTCGCCGTGTTTGTCCTTATCGAAATAAACAGGTTTACCGGTTTCACAATCCGTTGTTCCTACAATTAATTGTTCAGGTACTTTTCTAAATGTCTCTAAGTCGAACGGAACAAGCTTATTTGGGATTTCATCAAAAATAAAGTCCATTCCAAACAGTTCCCGTTTCTTAATGAAATTTTGGTATGAAAGATAACGCCTATCTCCTGCAAAGCCGAGATTAACTTCCTTATTTCTTCCTGCTTGGCGAGACAGATAAGAACCCGCCATACATGCACCTGCTGACACGCCAATCACATAGGGGAAATACAAATCCTGCTCCATAAAATATTCTAGGACTCCCGCTGTGTATAATCCTCGCATTCCACCGCCTTCTAGTATAAGGCCTGAGTTTACCATAAAATAATCCCTCTTTTATTTGAAATAGTGAATTCTATCATTATATCAAAACAGGAATAATCCCTCTAGAAACTTGGCTTTAGTCTTTTAATCGCTCCGCTAGCTTATAAAAAAATGACGAACAGTTACAGCGTTCGCCAAAATGTTAAAGAACTTGGATATTTCAAGTGCCTTACAAATGCTAATTTTATGGTCGGTTAATATGGAGGATGAAGGACAAATCCGCTCAAGAACCTGGTCGAAATGTCCTTCATAAGGTTGATGAAGAACAAGTCCGCTCAAGAACCTGGTCGAAATGTCCTTCATAAGATTGAAAAAGGACAAATCCGCTCAAGAACCTGGTCGAAATGTCCTTCATAAGGTTGATGAAGGACAAATCTGCTCAGGAACCCGGTCGAAATGTCTTTCATAAGGTTAATGAAGGACAAATCTGCTCAAGAACCTGGTCGAAATGTCCTTCATAAGGTTGATGAAGGACAAATCTGCTCAAGAACCCGGTCGAAATGTCTTTCATCTGCAAGACTCATTTAAAGAAATTAATATTTTTTAAAAATCAATGTAGCATTATGACCGCCAAAGCCTAATGAGTTGGTCAGAGCGACTTCTACATTCGTTGTTTTAGCAACATTAGGGACATAATCTAAATCCAGCTCATCATCGGGCGTTTGATAATTAATCGTTGGCGGAATTATTCCATCCTTAATGGATAAAAGTGAAAAAATAGCTTCGACCGCACCTGTGGCTCCAAGTAAATGCCCAGTCATCGATTTTGTGGAACTAACGGATAGTTTATAGGCGTGTTCTCCAAAGACTGCCTTTATAGCTTGTGTTTCGTATAAATCATTATAGGGGGTACTTGTTCCATGGGCATTAATGTAATCCACGCTTTCAGGAAGGAGGCCTGCATCATTTAATGCTACTTTCATTGCCCGCTGAGCTCCCTCTCCTTGAGGTGCTGGGGTAGTAATATGGAATGCATCCCCAGTTGCCCCATACCCAACTAACTCGCCGTAGATTTTCGCACCTCGTGCAAGCGCATGTTCTAGCTCTTCTAAAATTAGAATCCCAGCTCCTTCGGCAATAACAAAGCCGTCCCGGTTTTTATCAAATGGACGACTGGCAGATGTCGGATCAGGGTTCGTAGAAAGTGCCGTCATATTGGTAAATCCGGATATGGTCATTTCTGTAATCGCTGCTTCTGTACCACCAGCAATCATCATGTCTATATCACCATTCTGTACAACTCGAAAGGCATCGCCGATGGAATTTGCACCCGATGCACAGGCGGTAACCGAGCAATTATTGATTCCTTTTGCACCTAATTCGATCGATACACGTCCAGCTGCCATGTCCGGGATGAACATCGGAATGGTAAATGGATTAACTCTTCGCGGGCCTTTGTCTAAGAATCTTTTATGCTGATCCTCAAATTCGCCTAACCCGCCAATACCTGAACCAATCCAGACACCAATCCGTTCAGGATCCACGTTTGATCCTATTTCAACACCTGCATCTTGAATGGCCATTTTACTTGCGGCAACAGCATATTGAGTGAAAACTCCCATCCTTCTTGCTTCTTTGATATCCATAAATTCATCTGGTGAAAAGTTCTTCACCTCGCCGGCTACCTTAACTATATAATTTTCAGTATTAAACTTTGTTATTGGCGCAATTCCCGAATGGCCATTTTTAATCTTTTCCCATGTAGAGAAAGCATCATTCCCTAAAGGTGTAACTGCCCCAATCCCAGTAACAACAACTCGTTTTTTCATTGAATTCTCCCTAAATGTGTATTTTTTTAAGACTAGATACTATTATCTACTATTAGAATAATTGTAACATCTTTCTAAGTAAAGCATTCATTAAAATTTATTAATACGAATTGGAAAATTATTCATACTAGGTATTATAGGCGATGTTTTAGTGGGAAATCCAGTTCTTAATCTGGTCCTACACAGGAAAATGATAGTCGGGGAGATATTAAAAATAGTAGGAAACCTGGGAAGTACGATGGGGAAAGCTTTGAAAAAAGCAAAGAACCCTAAGCTCTTGACTGCGAAGTTTAGGGTTGTGTTGGAATGCCTTCATTCCTTGCTTATAGATAGTTCAATGTGTCGATCAGCATCTTTTGCGGCCATCATTAAACTCATAATGAACAACATCACAAAAGACCCCACTACAACACCTGCTGCAAAAATTAACATTTTATACCCTCCGTTTTGCTTAAAGTTCGTAGGAAGGATTAACTATTCGGTAACTGGCTGGCATAGTTTTCACCTTAGCCCCTTTAGTTTTGCGCCATCACCTTTCGGTCACTTTGCCCTTACGTACGAGTTAGAGAATGTTTATTAGCAATATTTTCACTGTTGCAGTATTGTATCGGCACCAGATGATGGAAAGTTTAGTCTAATTTTAAACTTATTATTTTTCACGCAAAATAATAATATTCACTCGACGATTTGCTTGTCGGTGCTCATATGAATCATTAGGATAAAGTGGTTGATATTCGCCATATCCCGAAAATTGCATCCTGTTGGCATCAATCTGTTGTGATTCAAAGTATTTAAGTACGCTAATGGCTCGTGCTGCAGACAGTTCCCAGTTGGAGGCATAGATTAAATTATAAGCGGGAACATTGTCGGTGTGACCCTCGATGCTGATTGGATTAGAAACGGTGTTAATCAATCCAATGAGTCCGTTTAAAGTTTGATAGGAACCACCTTTTAACTTCGCTTCTCCGGAATCAAATAAAATCAAATCTTTTAACGACACTTCAATCCCTCTTTCCGTTGTTTTTAGAGAGACCATATCTTGAAGGGAGTTGTCGTTTATAAAACTTTCAAGCTGTTGTTTTAGCACATCAAGTTCTTCGTCATTCGTTTTTTCATCTGTCTCCTCTTCCAGTAATCCCTGGTTTTCCTCTGGTATAGGTAGGGTCGGAGAAAGGCCAGCCTGTTGGCTTTCTATTTTTGTCCCGGTTAGTTCCGATTTAAAGACTTCCATAAGTGAATTATATTTTTCCTTGTCTACAATACTGGATGCATAGAGGACAATGAACAAAGCAAGTAATAACGTCAAAAGATCGGCATAGGGAATCAGCCAGGATTCATCGATATGTTCTTCGATGTCATTGCCAATTGCTCTTTTCCGTTTCCTCATGCGGATTTCGCCTCCAGAACCTCTTCACTTTCCACTTTTTCGTAGTATGCCTCACGTTCAGACGGAGGAATATGAACGGTCAACTTTTTCTCTAATGCACTTGGCATAACTCCTTGATAGATTGATAGCAGACCTTCAATGATAAGCTGCTTTAATTCTTGTTCTTGTAGGGAGAGCCGCTTTAATTTATTGGCTAATGGATGCCAGAGCACATAACCAGAAAAAATCCCAAGAAGGGTAGCAATGAAAGCAGCGGCAATCGAGTGACC from Neobacillus sp. FSL H8-0543 includes:
- a CDS encoding HIT domain-containing protein, whose translation is MADEIEDFYCDEVLSGKRTVEKVWETENTLAFYHTRPFYDVHIIVIPKKHITSLIDLHSDDKYVLDDLFSVIQEVSKQVNDKYGACTVSTNIGEYQSNKHLHWHVHFGNRIRYLDGTWC
- a CDS encoding flagellar motor protein MotB, whose translation is MRKRKRAIGNDIEEHIDESWLIPYADLLTLLLALFIVLYASSIVDKEKYNSLMEVFKSELTGTKIESQQAGLSPTLPIPEENQGLLEEETDEKTNDEELDVLKQQLESFINDNSLQDMVSLKTTERGIEVSLKDLILFDSGEAKLKGGSYQTLNGLIGLINTVSNPISIEGHTDNVPAYNLIYASNWELSAARAISVLKYFESQQIDANRMQFSGYGEYQPLYPNDSYEHRQANRRVNIIILREK
- a CDS encoding patatin family protein; amino-acid sequence: MVNSGLILEGGGMRGLYTAGVLEYFMEQDLYFPYVIGVSAGACMAGSYLSRQAGRNKEVNLGFAGDRRYLSYQNFIKKRELFGMDFIFDEIPNKLVPFDLETFRKVPEQLIVGTTDCETGKPVYFDKDKHGEHLLKLLRASSSLPFVAPSVAYDNRLLLDGGISDPIPIRKAQDDGFQKNVIILTKPAGYYKRPSKLSSYFKYKQHPKINDLLVSRHEHYNETLAYIKEEEEKGNVFVLRPSVSLPVGRVEKNKTKLQDLYELGLQDAKRQIKNIEKFLTN
- a CDS encoding DUF4317 domain-containing protein, yielding MNKKDIANIRKQFKLNNDLLKIQEIFNVYVQKESGEIYHHVTQPFQLLDQETQELFLANFKKVLTGSLDAKLFELKFIRDVEDSTQTFLYEGLQMDLTEDWQEYMLQIVGKMFAKTVYEFDTMVTFIRGEYRKPTRKRDAESEQGGDDETYSSQFILCSLNKTDQPKKALLFDYIEKEFKSNTVFDPIIDLAAPLSGFLFPAFNDNSADVNHLLYYTGKPNQPNVTFIEEVLNCEDIITAEEDKEIFDLVIKKVAGNEVDTQVMSNVYEEIDRIVQENKENEESEPPKLDYRDIEKILTVSGVENVNTAKVEHAFKAIIDDEKHEFKANNVIPKKIKIETKVGAVSISPQDLKNIKYITFEGKRCLLLEVVEEVVLDGLPLEAETV
- a CDS encoding GNAT family N-acetyltransferase — protein: MKYRKANIDDMDTLITLRKKQLVDEGIDPTIDIDRELYDFFQNKLSDGSLIQWLVEDKGEIIASGAVVIYEFPPSYTNKTGKKAYVTNMFTKETYRGQGIATSLLTKLVNEVKGAGITKIWLGASKLGRPVYKKFGFQETDEWLELNF
- the fabF gene encoding beta-ketoacyl-ACP synthase II, which codes for MKKRVVVTGIGAVTPLGNDAFSTWEKIKNGHSGIAPITKFNTENYIVKVAGEVKNFSPDEFMDIKEARRMGVFTQYAVAASKMAIQDAGVEIGSNVDPERIGVWIGSGIGGLGEFEDQHKRFLDKGPRRVNPFTIPMFIPDMAAGRVSIELGAKGINNCSVTACASGANSIGDAFRVVQNGDIDMMIAGGTEAAITEMTISGFTNMTALSTNPDPTSASRPFDKNRDGFVIAEGAGILILEELEHALARGAKIYGELVGYGATGDAFHITTPAPQGEGAQRAMKVALNDAGLLPESVDYINAHGTSTPYNDLYETQAIKAVFGEHAYKLSVSSTKSMTGHLLGATGAVEAIFSLLSIKDGIIPPTINYQTPDDELDLDYVPNVAKTTNVEVALTNSLGFGGHNATLIFKKY
- a CDS encoding CarD family transcriptional regulator; the protein is MMMFNIGDVIIYSTHGLSQIDDICEKTISDVTRTYYVLHPLGQANLTISTPVDNEKIVMLKLLNREEAEEILQSFKLPGISWIVDVRQRNKDYHKIVNTGDRKEIAKVANTLMRKELELSLIGKKVYDQDRKLLKTIQDLLFNEIASAFDTTVEEVFQKVYRMIK